The Bacteroidota bacterium sequence GAATTCAGATATTTCTGTTGATGAATTGTCGGATAAAGTAAAAAGAGCTTCGGAACTGATAAAAGTTTGTAAAAGTATTCTTCATAAGACAGATGCAGAAGTGCAGAAGAT is a genomic window containing:
- the xseB gene encoding exodeoxyribonuclease VII small subunit, with protein sequence MAKKDVKYEDAISELEEIVDKIENSDISVDELSDKVKRASELIKVCKSILHKTDAEVQK